Below is a window of Prionailurus viverrinus isolate Anna chromosome A1, UM_Priviv_1.0, whole genome shotgun sequence DNA.
caggCATTTTGGTTACACCAGGCCCTGTGTAAACGTGACAGATAAACCTTGCCCTTGGTGCAAATCTTGTTATTTTTGTTGGGGTTATGTTGCGTACATAGAATTCAGAAAACATTGGcagcttttttattttgggtCTTCCTACACAAGAACATTATAAGAAATGATTCTCACCTGAGTGTTGTCAAGTAATTTGTATCagttattataatataatataacataatataatatataataatattgcCATAGTATAACTAATATAAGTAATATGTGCTTAAgctcttgcttttttcttttttttaaattttttttaatgtttatttatttttgagagacagaaagagagagggagacagagcatgagcagggaaggggcagagagaaagagacacacacacagaatccgaagcaggctccaggctctgagctgtcagcacagagcccaacacggggcttgaacccacaaaccgtgagatcatgacctgatccgaagtcagacgcttaaccaagtcagccacccaggcacccctcacccaGGAAAGTGTTAATGGAGAGGGACAAGGGTGGGGAATGGTGGAGAGAGAAATGTACTTCTATTTCAAACTCTTGAGTATTGAAAATATTATGATTTTAGCATATGTGAcattcttttaataataaaacactaatttaaacatatttttgaaaattggaCTTTAGGTATCTGTTTAGTGAGAACCTCCCAGGGGGAGCTCCAGGGAGGTTTCAGTGGAGTGTGTGGGTGGTaagagggagggggatgggctggCAGAGGCTCCGTCCCAACAGGCTTGttgaaaggaaatataaatactgctttttattttttttttattttttattttttttaaattttttttttcaacgtttatttattttggggacagagagagacagagcatgaacgggggaggggcagagagagagggagacacagaatcggaaacaggctccaggctctgagccatcagcccagagcctgacgcggggctcgaactcccagaccgcgagatcgtgacctggctgaagtcggacgcttaaccgactgcgccacccagacgcccctaaataCTGCTTTTTAGATAATTGAATTTCAGTCTTGAGAAGATAGGCAGTGTTTAAAAGCACAGTAGCCAATTTCTggctttagtttttcttttttctctgagttttctGACTTGGAATCCTGCCTCACGTGGTTTCTTACATACACAGCTGCTCTgggcttttgttctttctctttccttctttgcttccttgaaagtgagcgagagcaggggaggagcagagagagaggatatgaagcaggcacCGCAGGCACCGTGCTCAGGGCAGAacccacttggggctcaatctcacacaccttgagatcatgacctgagctgaaatcaggaatcagttgcttaactgattcaaccacccaggcactcctgggattttttttcgGTTTCAGTCTTTTGACTCGGTAATACATTCCTATAACTGAAAAAGTTAGATCAGctgaaaatgtataaataagaaCTCTTATTCCCAGCCAGTCTGTCCCACCCTCTTTCCCCTAACTCCTTATAGCTACCACTTCTATTTCTTATGCATCTTTCCAGTGACTCCTTGGGCAAATGCcagtatatatgcatatatattcgtgtaatttgtgggtttttttcttttgttacacaGCTAGGATTGCTTTGTTCCTTTCTAACTTGGCTTATGGAGagcttcctcattctctctctcttttttttacagCTATACAAGCATCCATTGGATTCGTTTAACTAGTCTGCTCTGTTTATTCCCTTGACCTTGCTCTTGGCCCTGCTAAGGAGTCTACAGGTTTGAAccagtgtttcttcttttctcctctatttttaaagctcttcCCAGGCACCAACTTCCTAGCACCTGAATGTGAGTTCTACCCATATTCCTCACAGGGAGGGTACTGAAGGCTTCCTCTTTGCCTCTCATTGGCCTTCTCATCTAACGCTCACTGGGCGCTGAGGGCCCTCGGGGCAACAGAGCACACCTGTTCCTTCTGATGATTAAAAACAGACCCAGAGGCCCTTCCGTTTGAACCTCTCCTTGCTGGTAATTTTTGTCTTCTGGGGAACAGGCGTGCCTAGGTGGAACCCGGATTTAAAGAGTAGAGTTTAATGATAAACACCTCTTGCCGAGTTGTGCCCTGGGGGAACAGGTACGAAATTGGgtattttcttcatcttctatttatttttaatctacgtttgatttattttttttaaatctgtgttttaCTATCGACCCAATTTGCGTCTGATTGCTAACTTGTGAACCCACTGGAACTGCTAGCTTTGGGGGGAGTGGAGATTGGGGAGGAGCAAACTCACCTGCACAGGTCTCCTCGCAGCCTGCCCCAGATGCACAGACGCTTTAACTGAAGAGCATTACGGCCTAGCGAGCGTCCCCCGTGGCGCGGGAGGATTGGGGGAGACAGTATTCTGTTCTCATGCATGGGTTGAGGCTTCCCCATCTGCTTCTTTTGAacaagtgttttttttccccccgagtGTGGTGGCCAGTCCCTGGAAGTGATCAGGTTAACATGCCCACTCAGCTGGAGATTGCCATGAACATCATGATTAGAATCTTCCACCAGTACTCCTGCAAGGAAGGGGACAGATTCAAGCTCAACAAGGGGGAACTGAAAATGCTCCTGCAGCAAGAGCTCACGGAATTCCTCTCGGTGAGTGGCAGCTTACACATGCAAGGGTAACCCGTACGGTCTCCTACCACTCTGCCACAAACAGTGCGATtgattttgggttgtttttaatgtttatttttgggagaaagagacagagagcactggggagggacagagacagggagaccaagGACCTGaagcggtctctgtgctgacagcagtgagcccgatgccgggctcgaactgaggaaccttgagatcatgaccggatcTGAAGTCGgcagctcaaccaactgagcccccgaGGTGCCCCTCAACAGTGCAGTTTGCACTGAGATTCAAAAGCCAGGCAAGCAAACAGTAGAGGCCTTGGTTTTCTGTGTACTGTCAATtcctgaacaacacaggtttagGCTGCGTGGGTCCTCTTCTCTGTGGATCTTTTACAGTGCAATCCtcctgtaagtgtattttctcttacgattttttttaatttttattttaaaaaacaatttttttttaacgtttacttatttttgagacagggagagacagcatgaacaggggagggtcagagagagagggagacacagaatttgaagcaggctccaggctctgagctgtcagcacagagcccgatgcggggcttgaactcacggaccgcgagatcatgacctgagccgaagttggccacttaaccgactgagccacccaggtgcccctcttaggattttcttaataacgttTCTCTCCTCTAGCTCTCTTATTGTAAGAGTACAGTATATAATACCTatcacatacaaaatatgtgttaatctacTGTTGATGTTATCAGTAAGCCTCCTGTGCTCAGCAGGCTATTAGCAGTGAAGTATCTGGGAGGTCACAACtttctggggagtcaaaagttgcGCACAGATTTTCATGTCTTTAGGAGGGGTGGGCCTCCCTAATCCCTGTGTTGCTGGAGAGTCAGCTGGATGTAGGCATGGACCCTTCTCCATATCGCCTGTGGCTAGGGTTTCCCAGGGTTGTAAATGATATTTAGGCTTTCCTCAATTATTCAACATTCCTGGGCAGCAAAGAAGCAGCTAGTTTTACCAGGAGTTTTGGTTGTAACTAGTGGCCCTAGTTACCCCTGCGGCTTTGTCTAGTTgtctataaaattaatattatgtattatgcCAGAAATGAACCCCGGGGGACCTCACGCTGTGGTGACAAATACTTAGCTTTGTCAGGAAGCAGAGGCTGATTCTGCGTGACAGAAAGGGTGTGTCTGGCCAGTGACCAGTTGGGTAGCAAAGAGATTCGCATCTCAAAATAGCCAGGAGTTAATAAATATACACGTGAAGGCTTACAATGAGGTGTTTGGGGGCTCTTCCCTTCTGAGGAAAACTTTACTCTGATGTTTATGGGGCTGCCTTGAATTGACTGGAGCACAACGTGCTGCCCTGGCGAGATGTTATTTGTCCAAACCCTGTATTAAGACTCTAGTGTTTGTAATCACAACACTCTTTTCTCCTCCGCCCTCTTTAGGAAAACTTTAaagtcaaaattttttttcaggggcacctgggtggctcagccggttcagtcagctcaggtcccgatctcacggtttacgagtttgagccccacatcgggctttgtgctaacagctcagagcccggaagctgcttcagattctgtgtctctttctctctctgcccctcccctactcgctctctgtctctctgtctctgtctctctcaaaaataaataaacattaaaaaaaaattttaaaatactttttcaagtaatctctctgcccagtgtggggtttgcactcatgaccctgagatcaagagtcacatgctctaccgactgagccagccacgcacccctaaagtaaaaaaaatttaacatagtaattctttaaaaacaatttttttaagtttatttatttcttttgagagagacagagacagcccgaggtggagaagggcagagagagagagagagagagagaatcccaagcagcctccttgctgccagcctagagcctgacTTGGGTTTGAACTctccaaaccatgagatcatgacctgagtcaaaaccaagaatcagacgcttaactgactgagccacccaggcgcccctaacactgTAATTCTCCACAGTACCTTTTTAGTGATTTTCGGAGTCcccaggaactttaaaaaaatttttttcaaattccgtTCCCACCTTGTGTTCCACACTGATGATGCAGAgacagactgcttgggattctttctctttccctctgtctctgcccctcccctgctctctctcctctctctctcaaaagaaataaataaacttaaaattttttctcatcAACTACCAATCATAGGACAAGTGAGTGCTTCCTAGTCCCACCCTTTCTGGACCCTGACCCCTCTATGGGCTCTGTGTTGTACTTTGTGCCCCTAACATGCAGTCCTCCTTACAAGATGTATGCTTCATTAGGTGcctcttttgtgtgtgtctgtcaaGTGTTGTGCTAAGTAAGGCTGTCGGATAAAATATTGTACTTCCCACGcagtatttgggacatacttacaaAATTACTTattgttcatctgaaattcacatttaactggCTGTCCTATACTTTTATTTACTAAATCTAGCAACCTGGTGTTGAAGTACGCCCCAACTTTGTGGGGagatattttcctcattttatagataaggaaattaaaaaatgttaagtgattTGCTCACAGTCGCATTGTTGGTAAATGGTAGAGCCACTTACTATCCCCTTTTGGCTTTAAAGCCTGCTTTGTTCCACGTCTCCTGTTCTGGCCCTCAACCTTTGAAGTTGCGTAAATGCATTTTCAGGATCAACAGCTCACTCTGATGCTGTTTGCTCTTCTCGGTGTGAATTATATGGCCTGAGCCAGAATTATGTGGCCAGAATAATGTGGCCCTGGGGCAGAAGGCTAGACTCATTTAGAATGGGTGCTTGCTTTAAATCTACCTGCGAATGGGCTCTTGGAAATGGCCCTTAGAttctgaaatggaaattaaaactttAGTGTAAATAAAAGGACAATGCAATTTCATTATGAACCTCAAAGCCTGGGAGTTAGTAACGTTCTCTTTCCTTTTAGTGCCAGAAGGATCCCCAGTTGGTTGATAAGATAATGCAGGACCTGGATGCCAATAAGGACAACGAAGTGGATTTTAATGAATTCGTGGTCATGGTGGCAGCTCTGACAGTTGCTTGTAACGATTACTTTGTGGAACaactgaagaagaaaggaaagtaaaGATAAGTAGTAAGCTGACCTAAGGGCAGAAATCTATCCATAGTTATTTGCTTCCTGTTCATCTGCAGTCTTCAGACCTATAGTTATACTAATGCcattaatagaaataatatacatataactaATTGCTAGCATTATTAAATGGTGTGTACCTGAATATATTGATTTAAATGTTCCAAATCTTATAGGCCCTGCTCGAAATCTTCCTGTCCCATTAAGGACGTTGTATGCCTTTTTGTGTCTGTCAAAGAGCAAGCGTCACAAAATTTCACCACTTCCAAGTGAGACGAAAGCTTAGCACACTTCTAAGAGACACTTCTCACCCTGAAATTGTATCTGGAACTTCTTATCCCATGAATGAAAAGAGGTGGCTCTCCCACGCTCTGGTGATTCTGCTTCACACGGAAGAAGCTGCGCAGGTCTGTAAGCAGAAAGGCTGATAAACAGAAGGGCTGGCTTTGTCAGTGAGATAGGTCAGGAGAGGGCGCCATATTCAGAGCTAGGTATTCAAGCCACAAGAGCTGAAGCCAGCAGCTCTTGAAGGCTGGTGTATAAGTACCTTCCTTTGCTCCTTGGGTCCCCTAATTCTGGGGCACGTATTTTACACCACTTCCCAGGGCTTGCCCTGGGGCTAAGCTTTAGTTGCCTGCCCTGGGAGGCTGGCTTGATATCACACCTTCTCTGGCCTACCTCCTTTTCTTTGTCTCACCACACACGCCcaccctgtgtctctgcccctctcaaatAGCTGACTCGCATGCAAATCCTTGACTCACCATCTGCCCGGGGCAACCTAGACTGTGGCAGATCCCTCGgagaattttagaaagaaaatggtgGGTTGTGCATGGAAACACTTACCCTGGCTGCTGTTTGAAGAAAGGGCTATAGAGAGGGCCAGTGTGGAAGAGAGAGACTAGTTAGGAGGCCGTTCTTTGTTCTGAGTGAGAGACGATGGTGTCCCAGGCCAGGATTCGAGCAATGGAGATCAACTTGTTAAGTGTTTTGGATGTGGGAGTGGTAGGACGTGCCAATGGACTGGTGAGGAAGGGTCAGAAAAGAGAGCACCGCAGGGCAATAGAGCACTCACTGCTCTTGCCCATCCTATGAATGTTCTCCCTTTCTTCCGTGTATTAGGGCCCTGATTTGTGTGGGCTAGTAATCAATGTGCCCAGCTAAAAAAGCTGtatttcccagtctcccttgcagCTGAGGTGGAGCTTGTAACACAGTTCTGGACAATGGGACTCAAGCAGAAGTCTCCTGGGAATTTTGCTATTTCCATACAGGTTCTATACCTTCACCTTGTTAATTCGTTCCTTGTCTTTCCGTTGGAATGTAGATGTGAGGCTGGAAGTGAGGCTGCCAGCTTGCAACCATGAGGATAGTGAAGAAAAAGATAGAAGGAGTTGGGACATTGTGGTCATTGAGGAGGCACGGCACAGCCCTGGTCTGCCTGTCTCTGGTCCTCCTATTGTGTGAAAAAAGAATGACTCTTCTCTGGTTAAGCCGAATTCTGTACATGGAGCCAAACATAGTCTCTAATGTTTAGATTTTTGGTCAAGCAAATGATGCGATTTACTAAATGGGAAAGACTGAGAGAGGAACAGCTTTAGTGTGGGGACATTGGGGAGAATagctccatttatttatttatttttattttattttacttattttatttttttcaatatatgaaatttattgtcaaattggtttccatacaacacccagtgctcatcccaaaaggtgccctcctcaatacccatcacccaccctcccctccctcccacccaaatAGCTCTATTTAAAATGCCTACTGGACATCTAAGTGGAGATATTACATGGGCAGTTGGATAGATGATCCAGTCCAGAGCTCAGGGTAAGGAGTGGAATTAGAGATCCACATTTGGAAGTCATTAGCATCTAGACGATATTAAGCCATGGGCCTAGAGATCACTTAGGATGAGAAtgtagggagggaagaagaaatatcCAACAGTTAGCTgtcaggaaaaagagaaaccagCAAATCATACAGCAGAGGCATGGccaggaagacagaaggaaaaccaagagaGTATGGTGCCTcagaagaatggagaagaaagtatttgaagaaggaaagagggcaaATCCACTGAGAGGAGAAGTTAAGATGACAGTGGAGAACTAGCCATTACATTTGCCATGGTAGAGATGATCGAAGACATCAATGACCCTGGTGAGAGTGATTTTGCTTGCAAAAGTATCTATGTCCCAGTCTGGCAGACAGTAgacactcaagaaatatttgttaagtaaatgaaagaaactgCCAACTGGTGATTTTCTAGTGCTAGGACctgtcattattttttctttaaatagaaaaatagttggggcgcctgggtggcccagtcggttaaacatcctactcttgattttggctcaggtcatgatctcacagtttgtgagatcgagccccaggtcagactCTGCACAAATAGCAAGGAccccttgcttgggattctcactctccctctctctgcccctcccccactggcacgcatgcatgtgtgcgtgctctctctctctctctctcaaaaataaataaacattaaaaaacaaataaatagaagggGTGTCCAGgtcctcagtcagttaagcctccaactttgagctcaggtcatggtctcacggtttgtgggttcaagcccctcattgggctttgcactgacgatgtggagcctgcttgggattttctctttctcctttttttctctgtacctcccctacttggtccctctctctttcaaaataaataaataaacttaaaaaaaagaataatgtttttgTCTCTCACAAACCAGTTCTGAGCAGACAGGACAGGGAGAATTTAGATGTCAGAGCATTCAAGAGAAGAAATGTACACTCTTAGTATTGGCTCCTGTCTCTCAAAAGGCTGgggaaaaatgagaaggaaaaaagtgaaCCACATATTTCAGAGGGGCTCAGATTTTGTTCTTAGAAGATGGTACACTACTTA
It encodes the following:
- the S100Z gene encoding protein S100-Z isoform X1, which codes for MHGLRLPHLLLLNKCFFSPRVWWPVPGSDQVNMPTQLEIAMNIMIRIFHQYSCKEGDRFKLNKGELKMLLQQELTEFLSCQKDPQLVDKIMQDLDANKDNEVDFNEFVVMVAALTVACNDYFVEQLKKKGKVEIVTGSNINYSQCAQFRCFSNQQETYYTAIGWISRACVGL
- the S100Z gene encoding protein S100-Z isoform X2, with protein sequence MPTQLEIAMNIMIRIFHQYSCKEGDRFKLNKGELKMLLQQELTEFLSCQKDPQLVDKIMQDLDANKDNEVDFNEFVVMVAALTVACNDYFVEQLKKKGKVEIVTGSNINYSQCAQFRCFSNQQETYYTAIGWISRACVGL
- the S100Z gene encoding protein S100-Z isoform X3 — translated: MHGLRLPHLLLLNKCFFSPRVWWPVPGSDQVNMPTQLEIAMNIMIRIFHQYSCKEGDRFKLNKGELKMLLQQELTEFLSCQKDPQLVDKIMQDLDANKDNEVDFNEFVVMVAALTVACNDYFVEQLKKKGK